The Monomorium pharaonis isolate MP-MQ-018 chromosome 5, ASM1337386v2, whole genome shotgun sequence genome segment GCAGGTATTTCGGTCAAGAATTATAATGGTTGAGCGACGCGGCGAGAATACGAATCCTGAGCCCACGACGCAGGTAAATGCCaatcccccctccccttttcCCCTCTCTGTCAAGTCTGACAAGACGGTAGTCTTGCAGGTCGACGAAGGAGTCAGGTACGTGTGGCTTAAGCTATGTCTCTGACATTGCAATAATGTCATAgttatttaatgagaaaaagtCGGAGAACTCTGCAAAGTGGGGGAGGAGAGACTGGCAGTTGACATGACAGAGGCGAAGGGGGCCGATGTGGGCGAGACGCGCCGCGTAGGAATCGCGTCAGACTCTCCTTTGGGAGGGCTGCTTGGGGATGGCTCCGGCGCCCGCGGCGCGCTTAGGATGTCCGGCAGGGGATGAAGATCGCGGATCCGCAGCGGGCAAGGACACAGGTTGCGAGCCCACGCGCACCTGCGCCGCGCCCGGAGGACAGGGAAGCCCCGCACCATCCCGGGCGGATGGTGTAGGCCGGTCCGCCGAGCCGGACGAAGCAGGCACAAGAGGAACAGGTGTTGAACGAGAAACGTCCCTGATAACCTCGGCGAGATGAGCCATGTGACGCAGCCTGATGGGCACGGCAGCATTCCGAGGCCTTACGAAGACCGAGCCATTGCGAATGCGTGGTGAAGTCGACCCTCCTCCACCGCCCGCCTCGCCTCCCGGAGAACGCTCCTCGTAAGAGCCGTCAGCCTCTCATTGACCTCCACGCTGGACCCGGCGAGAGACTCGGAGAAGAAAGAGAGCGGCTAACGCTGCTGCGGCGGGAGCCTCGGGGGTGGCTGGCGGTGCCGCTCCACCACGGCCCCTCAGCCGTCCCCGCGACGAATCGACGAGGGCGACCGGCCCCGCCGGCTGGCGCGCGGGTGGTCCGGGACACGGGCCCATGACGACCGTCGTCGAATCAGCGGCGTCAGCCCTCACCACCGAGAGACCCGCCTCTCTGGACGGAGGTGGTCGGGCGACGGGCGAAACGCAAGAGGGGAAAAGTCGCTGGCAAGGAGGGGTGACCtccttttggacacgtaacgattggacaccgctcgattggacacgcacgattggacacgcacgattggacacggctcgattggacaccgcacaattggacaccacacgattggacaccgcacgattggacaccgcacgattggacaccgcattattggacaccgcacgattggacaccgcattattggacaccgcacgattggacaccgcattattggacaccgcattattggacaccgcacgattggacacagcacgattggacaccgcattattggacaccgcagtcttctagtgaataacatttatatatcatatgacagattatctaagcttagaaatatctggcagaaaaaagcttcgatttgccagaaaaaaaattgaattttaaatatctatatacgtatttttaggagcatctcgttttgcgtggaaagtttcaaacctatgtggtgcagaaaatgctcgcacgcacacacacacacacacacacacgggggggtgcaaggggggccttcggccccccctcccgcacccaccccgtccaagtcgctaacccatgcaaactgtattagaaatctgcatacacacacgtaaatgtgtgtgtgtgtccaattgtacggtgtccaataatgcggtgtccaataatgcggtgtccaataatgcggtgtccaataatgcggtgtccaataatgcggtgtccaatcgtgcggtgtccaataatgcggtgtccaataatgcggtgtccaatcgtgcggtgtccaatcgtgcagtgtccaataatgcggtgtccaatcgtgcggtgtccaatcgtgcggtgtccaatcgtgcgtgtccaatcgtgcgtgtccaatcgagcggtgtccaatcgttacgtgtccaaacgggataCTCCCGCAAGGAGGGCGGGACGCCCTCCGTGTATGGGCCAATCTGTCTGCTGGACGAGGACGGCAAATTATTCGAGCGCGTGGTTGCCGGGCGAGTCAACCGCCATTTGAGCGAGGACGGTCCGCAGTTCCATCGAGAGCAGTTTGGCTTCCGCAAGGGCAAATCGACGATAGACGCGGTTCTACGCGTCCGTGCCCTCGCGGGAGAGACAGTGGAGGGGGGGCGGGGTGGCGATGGGCGTTGCGCTAGACATAAACAACGCGTTTAACACCCTGCCCTATGACCGGATACGCGGGGCGCTGGTACGTCACAAGGTGCTCGCGTATCTAAGAAGGGTCGTAGCGGACTATCTCCGTAGCAGGCAGTTGGCCTACCGGGACCAGGACGGGGTAGACCCGCGTCTACAAGCGGAGGCGACAGATTCGGAAGGGGGGCGGGATGATGACGGACAGGGTCCGTCGCCTGCTGAGGCTCCAGGCCCGGCGGTCCTTAATCGAGGAATGGCGCGCGCGCCTGTGCAGTTCCAAAGAGGGGGACAGAATGGTGATGgcccgggggggggggtaatCTAATCCCCCCGTCCCAAATCAGAGGCTAATACGGTCCAAAACAAACGGACCGACCGGGGGAGCGGAACTCTCCTGTTCGAGAGGTGCTCGCCCCGCTCCCCGGAGCGACGTGCGCGTCGTCTGGTGGCGCGCCAGCGTGGGAGGACCCTCCGGCAGTTAAGCTGGATGACGATTCCCGGGGGGCTCCTCAATACACGCAATCCTAGTTACCCAAATGGGTTTAGTGGGTAGTACGGGTATTGCACGTGAGCGGGAAGGGCTTAGCCTCCCCGCTTACAAACTCGTGAGTACATAAGCCCCGCCCGAGAGTCATCGGCGGCGGGGGTATGCGTAAATGCATTCctcgtaaaacaaaaaaaaggttattcgtactaaatatttccgaaaaaatataattttcgaatGACTATAATTTCAAAGTGTTTTTATAAAGtcctttctttaataaaaaacaaaaaaatattaaacacataaataacacaattttattggtttttaaataatgaaaaatatttaatactttgctttattatttattataattataaatgtatacaatacaataattaatatatattaataaatttaatattaattattattatcttttacacACGTTAACCATcctttacggaaaaaacactaaaaataacactttaaaaaaatactcaagttgagtataatttgggacaaggggtaaacactcaattcagtgtaaacactcaacttgagtgttcgctctttaatttacctttaattagagtgttattactctcaacttgaatgttcgccatcaattgagtgttaatttcaatgtgaatcctaaatttaaaaataacactgaaattaacactcaattagatggcaaacatccaagttgaaagtaatactcaaattaatactcaaagccagctgaacaccctagttgaatgtttattttagatattcgttttatgtccatttctaccaatgcagattaattttaatctcggttgaactcgcttttcttgcttttgtttttatttaacattttctaatccaatgtttgagagtgcacactcaatagtaagtgtataccttcaaccgatagatgttgagtgtacatccccaacgtttcagtgttcacactttatgttggaagtatacactcatttattgtgtTATACCCAAATGTTGagatatacttttaaatatgcagtatttaaatccaaactttagtatgaacactcaatcatttggtgtacacactcaatgttcgagtataaacactcaatctttagtgtaaatactcaagatttgagcatatacacctaaatttgggagtaaacttCCAAAATtgagtattaacactcaattttgagtgtaaactctcaaaattagaatgttttttccgtaagggatgttaactaataatattaaatattacattatattacaattaacataaatttaataattaataattatataatttttaattacaatattaaaaggatttatttgcaaacactgcaatgcatatattatttgtttccattatttactaaatgttaaacaaataaaataattcattaattgtaaaacactgtatctcttatttaataaaacttattagaaaatgcttaattcatataattttttttaatattaacttacaCACAAATCTTTTGATAATTACTGTTCTGCTTTCTGGTGATAAAATAAACCTAAGCAGCGTTCCAGGGcccctattcttgaattcattcgcaagaaaacgtatgcgcaaatacccgctctaacagaaaagttgcaagtttattggttgaaagccatacgatagccaataaatttttaacttttctgtaagaacagaatttgcgaatacgtttctcttgcgaatgaattcaagaataggggCCCAGCTACAACTCGACATTGTGTAACACTGTGTCACACAGTGACGACACAATTTGTTTCATAGCTAGAAAGCACCCATtttctatacaattatatcttatacacgaaattacattatatttgctGCTTTCCATTTACATCAAAACTCAGATAATTCTCACTTGTGACGTCATAACTTAGTTGAATGCACGTTCCTTTTGCATTCTCACGATTGAGATTGAACTGAGTTTTTTCCTACAATCTGAGTAATTTCGAAATCGTGCTTTACTGAGTCTTGCATACTCAATTTGAAAGTGAGATTAAGTATTGCgataattttgtcattaaaataagcGTGATCATTTGTATGCTTCTTTAAACCACTGAGTGATGACGTTACTATCcaagtataaaatacattactgACTCAGTCtcattttaacataaataaaaagcagcaattaatgtatgttatacaaaatgttataCCAAATGTGGGCAAGCATTTTGTCAATTACCAGGATTAGGTCCATTTATGACATGTAtacacttttaaaattttaaagttgaaTATCTCAGAAAACTGCTTCCAGTACACAACTGTAGTTGTATaactttatgaaaaaaatactctagttttgagagtttacactcaaaattgagtgttaatactcgatatTGGCAGTTTATTCGCAAATTTAGGAGTATACGTTCAAATCTTAAGTATTTAtactaaagattgagtgtttatactcgaacattgagtgtgtacacccaaCAATTGAGTATTCATTCTAAAGTTTGAGTTTAAATACTGACTATTTAAAAGTATGCTCACAACACTTAGGTATAAAACTCAATAAAAaagtgtatacttccaacgtaaagtgtgaacactgaaacgttggggatgtacattcaatatttatcggttgaaggtataatattgagtgtgcactctcaaacataggattaagaaatattaaataaaaacaaaaggaaaaaaaagcaagttcaaccgagattaaagttaatttgcaTTGGTAAAAACAGAcataagacaaatatttaaaatatctaaaatattcaattagaGTGTTTAGCTGactttgagtattactttcaacttggacgTTTTCCATCTAATTGTAAGAGATACTAGGTAAAAGAACATAAAAGGTGATTTTgccaattctttttttttaatatgctataaagaataaatttctaaaatgtttctttctttaccgaaaaacactaaaaataacattttaaaaaatactcaagttgagtataatttgggacaaggggtaaacaTTCAATtcagtataaacactcaacttgagtgtttgttctttaatttacttttaaaagtgTTACTCTCAACTTGGTTGTTCGCCATttaattaagtgttaatttcagtgttgatcctaaattttaaaataacactaaaattaacactcaattagatggcaaacatccaagttgaaagtaatactcaaattaatactcaaagccagctaAACACTctagttgaatgtttattttagatattcgtctTATGTCCATTTttaccaatgcagattaactttaatcttggttgaatttgcttttttctccttttgtttttatttaatatttcctaatccaatgtttgagagtgtacattcaatattaaatgtataccttcaaccAATAGATATTGAGTGTACATCCCCGACctttcagtgttcacactttatgttggaagtatatacttttttattgagTTGTATACCTAAGTGTTGAGagtacttttaaatattcagtatttaaactCAAACCTTAGAatgaatattcaattattgggtgtacacactcaatgttcgagtataaacactcaatctttagtgtaaatactcaataTTTAAGTGTATACATCTAAATTTGGGAGTGAACTcctaaaattgaatattaaaactcAATACTAACACCAAATATTGAGTAAACTCTCAAATTAAAGTGTTTTTTCGGTAAGggatattaatttctattaatagttacaattattaataaaaataacaaagtggaaacattaattttaaggattttttaataacaatattacaattaaaatatttataaaacaagaaTTTGTCAACAAGTTCTATCAACAGAAAGTTAGAACGTAGATAAGCAGTCCACTAGCATTTTCTGATCAAATCAATCTATTGACATTCTGTTAACATTTTACTAATTAggtattttgtataattaaataattatctcttgatttatatttctgcataaatacaaaatattttctttttatgtatttataatttaatatatatttacaaataatttaatgtatttcacATTGTCTTATTACAAATGTCTTTCCAGGTATATTGTCAAAggtaatttcaattttagatACCTCaggtttatttttaagattatgaCTCAGTGTTACTTCATAGTATAACTTTGCTTTAGTATTGGTGCCTGTAAGTGGAACCTCAAACCATTTGTAATTTTGCATAACTTTCATCTCTTTATGTTTAAGGGTCCTATGTCCATCACCATAAATAATGCGACCTAATGTTATAGGTTCTCCAAGATATGGCACAGCTTTCTTATGTGTTTGTAAAGTATTCATAACATCCTTATAAGTctcactttttttaatatcatattgTATACGATAATAAAAGGCATATCCTGTACTTGCTGTTATAAATCCACCTAAACTCGCTATTTTCATGAGTGTTTGATTAGATATCATATCTGCAACAAaacaattgttaatttaacatgaaaagtattcttatatttcttacgtatattcttttctttatcatataatttaacCTTTTCTTgacattttcatatatataagtatatacccagatagccaagcaaGATTAAGCATATtgggcaaattaatgcactgcatatatgttgtgaacttgcccacaatttgctgtcattgtaatttaacgtggaacgaagttaATATCAGAagagcaaataaccttcatgagtttataaaattataagtgcatgcattgaagaataataaacttgtcacattgacagcaattgtgcgtccatgttgacaacttgctGTCAGTTTtttgaattctaatgtagaattttatatgatgtcagaacaacagacagtttgaggaaaaaccttggctttagtttaataaaattaatagggaataagtgacagcaaaataacaatacattTCCTTTATTTGACTATCTgggtgtatatatatatatatatatataactccacttttgtatataaaaaaacaattattttaattaattaattgttaatataaaacatgtaagttacatgaccgaaaaaaatatacaaaatattatattaaaaaacaatacacATTCACATATAATAcatcattatataattatttttcgttttttcgtaattcagaaaaaagtattacaatGAAAACTACGCTCGTGCGTGCATactatataaaactaatattttttaaatatctttacctttttacttttaccttTTCGGTCTTGTTTACTACCCTTATTCTAGTCTCTAGGACAAAATTCATAagcctagtttacaccgagcacttggtacgcgtatcaaatagtaaataactagcgaatgtgtttaatcatgggcttagtttacatcgtgcatttgatacgcgtatcaggtaccatattcgtatcaaattcgtactaaatatttagtacgcacgatgtaaacgctgccggatcaatttggtacgagcgtatcaagtaggagtatcgtactaaactgatacgcgtaccaagtgatacaaatgtcgatgtaaacgcataaaacgcattttagagagaatttagcaattgagcataacctcagtgctaaaatctaaaaaccggtgtaaaaatgtcttagtaggacacatcaacatgaattaaatttgtattatatttttcacagtacatgcttagtacattcgatgtaaacgcgcccgtactaaggctttggtgcgcaccaaacttaatacgcgtactaaggttttgacgatgtaaactaaatggacctagtttacaccgagcacttggtacgcgtatcaagtagtgaatttaagctgatcagccaatgattaaacacattcactagttatttactatttgatacgcgtaccaagtgctcggtgtaaactaaagcaatgattaaacacattcactagttatttactatttgatacgcgggTAAGGAgccaaaatccataaaaaactAGGGGAGAATGTTGGCAATGATGGAAAATCTCTAgaatccataaatttatttctgaagttGACAACACTGTGGTGCTTTCGGGAGTAGCATGGGATGCGTGTAGTGCAGAACCGTGATTGTGACAGATGCTGTATGAAAGACCAAAATAACCTCGCGGAGATGACAGGTCAGCAAGACGCAGGTTAgtgctaaatattaaactttaatgagattattaatttaggatcttTACAATACGAGTTACTGTAAACTGTCTTTGCTGTTTAATTCTGACTGCATTTACTATGTAAAGattatctttcttataaaattatgtgatatttactacatgtttactttaataattaaataaataaataaataaaaccaaagttgtatttattaattaatttaacactaaaGTCATTTGTGTCGTAaagattctaaattaataatctcagatcAGTCTTTCTATAAtagtattgattatattacaatgtgaaataatattattattaccaaaataccaaaaataatatagaattattattatttcttaagagatataaacgtataaatccttttttgtaaagatttaatgattGTATAGAtccatcaaaaataaaagattaattagtaattaatcttttacctTTGATAGgtctgtattaattaataattaatcttttacttttgatgGGTCTGTATgatcattaaatctttacaaaaaagtatttatacatttatatcttttaagaaataataatcaacCCATATTCTTGgtattttggtaataataatattattcccTATTGTAATATCGATACTATTACAAAAAGACTgatctgagattattaatttgtgatcTTTACGATACAAGTTACTGTAAACTGACTTTGCTGTTTAACTCcagttgtatttattaattgaattattaaagtaaacacgcagtaaaatcacataattttatgaaaaatataatctttagataataaatgtagCCAGAGTTAAACAGCAACGTCAGTTTACAGTAACTTGTATCGTAAAgatcacaaattaataatctcagatcAGTTTTCCTGTAATAGTAGATATtacaatgtgaaataatattattatcaccaAAATACCAAGAATAATATGagatgattattatttcttaaaggatacaaatgtataaatacttttttgtaaagatttaatgatcATACAGACCcatcaaaagtaaaagattaattactaattaatacagACCAATCAAaggtaaaagattaattactaattaatcttttatttttgatggaTCTATACaatcattaaatctttacaaaaaaggatttatacgtttatatctcttaagaaataataataattctatattatttttggtattttggtaataataatattatttcacattgtaatataatcaatactaTTATAGAAAGACTgatctgagattattaatttagaatcttTACAACACAAATGACtttagtgttaaattaattaataaatacaattttggttttatttatttatttatttaattattaaagtaaacatgtagtaaatatcacataattttataagaaagataatCTTTACATAGTAAATGCAGTCAGAATTAAACAGCAAAGACAGTTTACAGTAACTCGTATTGTAaagatcctaaattaataatctcattaaagtttaatatttagcacTAACCTGCGTTTTGCTGACCTGTCATCTCTGCGAGATTATTTTGGTCTTTCATGCACCATCTGTCACAATCACGGTTCTGCACTACACGCATCCCATGCTACTCCCGAAAGCACCACAGTGTTGTCaacttcagaaataaatttatggattcTAGAGATTTTTCATCATTGCCAACATTCTCCCCTagttttttatggattttgaCTCCTTAccgatacgcgtaccaagtgctcggtatAAACTAGGTCCATGGCtgcggtccacttgacgctacaaatgcttcgaagcgtctgattgaccaatcaaaacaaaaatttttacaaattgaccaatcaaagaatgcttcgaaacgtttgcagcgtcaagtggaccgtAGTCTAAGTACGATCTTAAGTTTGTTCTATTTTGCTGCACTGGGGCTGAACTGGAATAGTTGGCTTGTTCTATTCAGCTACACTGATCGATTCTTGAaatcattcgcaagagaaacgtatgcgtaaatactcgctctaacagaaaagttgcaagtttattgattaaaaaccaTACGagagccaataaattttcaacttttctgtaagaacagaatttgcaaaTAGTacacgtttctcttgcaaatgaattcaagaatcgagcccctgataCACTGATGAAACAAATTAAAGTGAGACAaatggcctgttcttttttgctgcactgctgcactgatacaattagtgaaaaaaaaaatttatcttactCTAACCTATTGCatcagtgcagcagtgcagcgaaaaagaacaaaccGAAAgagtctgttcgcgtcacacaCTTCGGGAGCGATTAATGACGTCATAAGGCCAATCACAGTCATTCTTTTGAAAAAGGgaataactgtgattggccaCAGTTTTAAAGGAAAAGTACCTGggtatcgatcatgtaattttccCCCTATAGCGGAAAcgtaaaaagtgaaaagtttcaagttactgtctcttttcccacacagcacactttatcctgaggatatcctaAATTATCCTagacagacgaaggcgatcctacggatatctcaatgagtagctcccgggatatcctacaaaaatatcttaaaatatcgtaaaatatcttaagatatcatatgatgtcccattaatatatttcgatatcccccaaaaatatcttaaaatattataagatattgtaagatattctattatatcttacaatatcctattacatccagataaaatcccatcatatcttttatctctacaattaatagagcgtaaatcaagtgtaaaggaaaagtcaattataatataataaaagagtgacaaaagcgttaattaaatctttaagaaacgtaaattaaaatagaacataaagaaagtacacttatcaaaataatgtggtatatattaataatactaaaaaattataaaaaaatgacattaaaaaatttttttaattttatacaaacaaagcaaaaacaaactatttaataataacccagacagcacacggaTATCCATACGACATCCATAAGACGTCCTTAACGGATATTGAGGATATCCACAGGACATCCGTTTTACGTCTTTTGGACattctatggacgtccatgggatatTGGTTTATGAAACTGGTGGACATGCTATATCCGTGAAATATGTCCGATGGACGTCCTTGCCGATAAAAAGCggcattcaaaattaaattttacattaaataaaagggtaaaaacagaataaaatatataaatataaatatttattttagaaattatattattctttcgatagattatacattaaacaattttaattaaataagtatcatacgtataatattaattaaacaatcagcttaaagtattttgtaattatcacaacatatatatatagtgtgtatCCATTGTTTAACGACTACCGTGgaacaaatattctttatattgcaGACAATGACTGCAGCATGCATAATCTCATCTAGGC includes the following:
- the LOC105839993 gene encoding uncharacterized protein LOC105839993 isoform X3 yields the protein MISNQTLMKIASLGGFITASTGYAFYYRIQYDIKKSETYKDVMNTLQTHKKAVPYLGEPITLGRIIYGDGHRTLKHKEMKVMQNYKWFEVPLTGTNTKAKLYYEVTLSHNLKNKPEVSKIEITFDNIPGKTFVIRQCEIH
- the LOC105839993 gene encoding uncharacterized protein LOC105839993 isoform X2; the protein is MYMISNQTLMKIASLGGFITASTGYAFYYRIQYDIKKSETYKDVMNTLQTHKKAVPYLGEPITLGRIIYGDGHRTLKHKEMKVMQNYKWFEVPLTGTNTKAKLYYEVTLSHNLKNKPEVSKIEITFDNIPGKTFVIRQCEIH
- the LOC105839993 gene encoding uncharacterized protein LOC105839993 isoform X1 encodes the protein MKMSRKDMISNQTLMKIASLGGFITASTGYAFYYRIQYDIKKSETYKDVMNTLQTHKKAVPYLGEPITLGRIIYGDGHRTLKHKEMKVMQNYKWFEVPLTGTNTKAKLYYEVTLSHNLKNKPEVSKIEITFDNIPGKTFVIRQCEIH